One Corynebacterium aurimucosum genomic window, TCCCAACCAGTGCGGGTGGCGGAGCGGAAGGTACGTCCGCTCAAGAGCTCATCCTTCATACGCTCGTAGTAGACGACGAAGGAGTCAGCGGTGGCACCAATACCGATGACCAAGCCCGCCATGCCGGAAAGATCAAGCGAGTAACCGATCCACCGGCCCAGCAGAACCAGTGCGCCATAAAGCAGAACGCAGGTAGCGATGAGGACCAACAGAGCCACCGAAGACAGGGCACGGAAGTAGTAGATGGAATACAGCGAAACCAGGATGAGGCCCACGATGCCCGCGATGAGCGCTGCCTCAAGAGCTGCCTTGCCCAGCGATGGCGGAACGGTTTCTACCGTGCCCCCCGGCTCGCCGTTAGCGCCGGTAAAGGACAGTGGGAGCGCACCATAACGCAGGTTATTGGCCAAGTTCTGGGCCTCCTCCTGCGTGAAGTCACCGGTGATGGAAGTGGCAGAACCAACCGGGGTCGGGCCTTGGATTACCGGCGCGGAAATAACGGCGGAGTCGAGGGTGATAGCCACCTGCTTCTGGAGGTACTCCTGGGTCAGGGTAGCCCAGGTTTGCGAACCATTGGGGCCATCGCCGGTCTTGAAGGCGAAGTTAATCTCCATCTGACCAGTCTGGGAATTGAGCCCGCCTTGAATCGGGGCGTTGTTATCAATCTCGTTACCGGTCAGGCGAGTTCCGTTCGGATCTTCAATGCCGTCCAGCAGCGGAGCCGGGTTAAGAATATAGGGCTGCTGATTCGAGTAATCACAAGCCACCAAGGGCTTTGCAGGGTCGTCGGTACCTGCCAGCGGATCGGATTCCGCATCACAGGTCATCAGTCCCAAGGCTGCGGTCTGCACGGTGGGGTCTTCGGACTGGCGGTCCTTGAGCAGAACCTCAGTAACCTTGTCGCGGCGCTCAGTTTCCTCAAGGGAGTTCGCTGGGTCCGGAAGCGGCTTTTCGCTCACAGTCGGAGCCGGTGACTTGTCATCCTTCTCCTCGTCCTTCTGATCGCCGCCCTGGGCGGCGTCGGCACTCTGGTTGAGTGCCTCATGGATGGAGGCCAGCGACTGATCAGCATGCTCCGGAGTTACCACCCCGTACTTAACCCACCGGTTAGCCATATCCGTCATGGTCTTCTCAAGCTTGCCCATGTCTG contains:
- the secD gene encoding protein translocase subunit SecD encodes the protein MAFFALIVIVVYALIFLTGDKSPTPKLGIDLQGGTRVTLVPQGEDPTQEQLQQARTILEQRVNGMGVSGSEVVISGSSLVITVPGEDASQAQAVGQTSQLLFRPVGEQPMPDMGKLEKTMTDMANRWVKYGVVTPEHADQSLASIHEALNQSADAAQGGDQKDEEKDDKSPAPTVSEKPLPDPANSLEETERRDKVTEVLLKDRQSEDPTVQTAALGLMTCDAESDPLAGTDDPAKPLVACDYSNQQPYILNPAPLLDGIEDPNGTRLTGNEIDNNAPIQGGLNSQTGQMEINFAFKTGDGPNGSQTWATLTQEYLQKQVAITLDSAVISAPVIQGPTPVGSATSITGDFTQEEAQNLANNLRYGALPLSFTGANGEPGGTVETVPPSLGKAALEAALIAGIVGLILVSLYSIYYFRALSSVALLVLIATCVLLYGALVLLGRWIGYSLDLSGMAGLVIGIGATADSFVVYYERMKDELLSGRTFRSATRTGWERSRATIVTGKAVTLIGSVVVYFLSIGAVKGFAFTMGLTTIFDLVVSFLIMAPLMKLLGSRPAFAKPSMNGLGGIYNLVEERRERGFYAKPAKKPVATATDEEK